AAACGCTCGCTGATCCTGCACGCCTGGATCACCCTCAGCGCGACGCTGGTGGGCTTTGTCTTTGGTACGATCCTCGGCATCGTGCTGGCTGTCTCTATCGTGCATTCCCGCGCTATGGATATGAGCGTGATGCCTTGGGTGATTGCCAGCCAGACAGTACCAATCATTGCCATCGCGCCGATGATCGTGGTGGTGCTGGCCGCACTTCAGGTCGATGATTTGATCGCCAAGGGCGTGATTTCTATGTATCTTAGCTTCTTTCCCGTCGTGGTAGGTATGGTCAAAGGCCTGCGCAGCCCGCGTCGGATGGATCTCGACCAGATGAAAACCTGGAACGCCTCGCGCTCTGAAACCTTCTGGAAACTGCGCCTGCCCAGTTCCGCACCCTATCTATTCGCCTCGCTCAAGGTCGGCGTCGCTGCCTCGCTGATCGGTGCGGTGGTGGCCGAGCTAAGCCTGAGCCAGAACGGTGGACTTGGCGCGCGCCTTCTCGCAGGGAGCTATTACGGGCAAACCGTGCAGATCTGGAGCGCGCTTCTGGCCGCGGCGGCGCTGGCAGCACTTCTGGTATGGGCCATTGGCGCGGTGCAAAACGTCACGCTCAAACGCATGGGGTTCTCGAAATGATCTGGGTCTGGGGCTCACTGGCGTTCTGGCTCGCCGCTTGGGCGTTGAACACACGGCTTTCCAAGCACAAGCAGACCTGGGTAAGATTCTTCGTGCCCACTCTGTTCGGTATCACCCTATTGGTCCTCTGGGAGGGGATGGTGCGCGGATTTCAAATCAACCCGGTGCTCCTTCCCCCACCTTCGGCCATTGGCAAAACCTTTGTCGGCGAGATTTCCGTGCTCTGGGGCGATCTGGTTCAGACCTTCTTCAAGGGCGCGCTTTCGGGCTATGTCATAGGGTGTTCCGCCGCCGTTCTCACGGCCATTGCGGTTGATCGTTCACCCTTCCTGCAACGCGGTCTTCTGCCGGTGGGCAATTTTGTCGCCGCGCTGCCGATTGTCGGCATGGCCCCGATCTTTGTGATGTGGTTCGGCTTTGGCTGGCAATCCAAGGCGGCGATTGTGGTCGTCATGGTGTTTTTTCCTATGTTGGTGAACACCGTGCAGGGCTTGCAATCGTCCGAGGCGATGCAGCGCGACCTGATGCATACATATGGTGCCAGCTATCCCCAACGCCTGTTCAAGCTGCGTCTTCCCGCCGCGATGCCCTTTATCTTCAACGGACTCAAGATCAGCACGACCCTGGCGATGATCGGCGCCATCGTTGCCGAATTTTTCGGCTCGCCAATTCAGGGTATGGGCTTTCGCATTTCCACCGAAGTGGGCAAGCTGGCGCTCGATATGGTCTGGTCCGAAATTGCCGTTGCCGCCATCGTCGGGTCGGCGTTCTACGGGCTGGTGGCGTTGGCGGAAAAGATAATAACCTTCTGGCACCCCTCACAACGAGGTTGAAGAGCAACAATAACAAAACCAAGATAAGCAAACCAACAAGGAGTAAGAAAAATGAAAACACTATTTGGCGCGGCACTTGCCGGTGCTCTGGCTGTCGGCGGCTCAATCGCCCAAGCGGCTGATGATGTGACCCTGCAACTCAAATGGGTGACTCAGGCTCAATTTGGCGGCTACTACGTCGCCCTCGACAAAGGGTTTTACGAAGAAGAAGGCCTCAACGTCACAATCAAGGCCGGTGGCCCCGATGTGGCCCCCGCACAGGTGATCGCCGGTGGCGGCGCGGACGTTGTGATTGACTGGATGCCGTCAGCATTGGCTTCGCGTGAAAAAGGTCTCGATCTCGTCAACATCGCCCAACCGTTCAAAAGCTCGGGCATGATGCTGACCTGCCTCAAGGACAGCGGGATTTCCTCACCCGATGATTTCAAGGGCAAAACGCTTGGCGTCTGGTTTGGCGGCAACGAATATCCCTTCCTCAGCTGGATGAGCAAACTTGGTCTCTCGACCGATGGTGGCGAAGATGGCGTCACGGTTCTGAAACAGGGCTTCAACGTCGATCCGATTCTCAACGGTCAGGCTGACTGCATTTCGACCATGACCTATAATGAATACTGGCAGGTCATCGACGCGGGTCTCACCCCCGAAGAACTGGTCGTGTTCAAATACGAGGATCAGGGCGTCGCAACGCTGGAAGACGGCATGTATGTGCTGGGCGAAAACCTCAAGGACGATGCCTTCAACGACAAGATGGCGCGTTTTGTGCGGGCCTCGATGAAGGGCTGGAAATACGCCGAAACGAATCCTGATGAAGCCGCAATGATCGTTCTCGACAATGATGCGTCAGGTGCGCAAACCGAAAAGCACCAAACCCGGATGATGCGCGAAATTGCCAAGCTGACGGCCGGTTCCAACGGCGCGCTTGACCCTGCGGACTACGAACGCACGGTGGCAACGCTTCTGTCAGCGGGTTCTGACCCGGTCATCACCAAAGAGCCGGAAGGCGCCTGGAGCCATGCAATCTCTGATGTTGCGCTGAAATAAGCCTGACGCAGAGCATGAAAACGAGGCCCCGGCGGAAACGCCGGGGCTTCTTTCGTTTTGGGCTGCTGTTTGTTGTTGCCAAGGGCGGGGGGGCAGACTACACACACCCCCGGTTCGGGGCGTAGCGCAGCCTGGTAGCGCATCTGTTTTGGGAACAGAGGGTCGTAGGTTCGAATCCTATCGCCCCGACCAAATACCTCCGCAAAAGGCGCGGAGACCGACAGAGGGAAAATCTCATTTTCCCGAAGTCGGCGCAGCATCGCCAGCAACCCACACTCGCCGCATCACAACGCGAAACACCGCTCGACGGCTTCGGGCGGCGCATTGCGTAAGGGTTTGCCACCCACCGCAGCAAGCATCCCGCCCAGCTTGGTCGCCACTTCGCGATCATTCTGAACAATGCGCGAGATCGTCCCGTCCTTGCGCGGCACCTTCAGGAACGCACACCCCGTCACAAGATACCCGCTCTGTGCCTGCGTCGTGGTCAGACTGACAACAAGTTGCGGCAGCGCTTCAATGTCGCCGTCGTAATGCAGGATCACCGCCGCCGTGGTCTCGGGACTCAGCAGCATCCGGCATTGCACCGTGCCGGGGCGCGGTTGAACGAACTCCTCGCCGGGTTCAGTGCAGGCGGCCTTCGCCGCCTCGACAAGCCCGGCTGGGCGCTCTGCGAACCACGCGGCCGCCACCTGTGGGCTGCGTGCAACACCAGATGTTGTGGGGGCAGGGGGTGCGCAACCCAAGAGAGCGCCCATCGACGCCAGCCCGAGAAGAGAGATTCGCAAGGCTGAAGACATGCGCGCAGTCCTTTGTTAGCTGTTTGGCCCGATCTGCGTGTCGATCGTCCAGCGGGCAGAAGATTCTTTGCCACACCATGAAAAAGGTGGGCGCACACCCTGATGCGCGCCGGTCTTACAGTTTGTCCACAAGCGTGGGGCAGGTATAACTATGCCGAATACTTACTGTTTCGCAAAGCCTCCACAAGGTCAAACACAGCCTAGTTTTTAGGCACGTTAACTAAGTGAATCAGGCGTCAGGTGAGTAGCCCTTTTGGTCAACCGCAAAATCCAAATATTTTGTAAATAAACCGGTTGACCCAAATGGGGTATACACGTCAGATTGTGCAGGCCGGTTGGTGAGCCACAACATATAGTGGTTCGCGAGGGACAGGCAGGTAGAACATAAAAAACGCCGATGCAGCACGTGAGAAACACGAGCGCAGTCGCTATCCGCTGAAAACGCGGTATGCGGGCGGCAGGTTTTACCCCAACCCCTCGTGTTTCAACGGGTCAAGTAGCGTCGCCCGGTCAGGCGGGCGGTGCGCACAAGGAAAAAATAGCTGAGACATGGGGCAGCAATGAAAATCGAACGAAAATTCACCACGGCAGGTCAGGACGCTTACGCAGATCTGGAATTCGTCACCACCACATCGGAGATTCGCAATCCCGATGGCACGGTGGTGTTCAAACTCGACAATGTCGAAGTTCCCAAAAGCTGGAGTCAGGTCGCCTCGGACGTGATTGCCCAGAAGTATTTTCGCAAAGCCGGTGTTCCCGCGCGCCTCAAGCGCGTCGCAGAAAAAGATGTGCCCGAATTCCTCTGGCGTTCCGTGCCTGATGGCGATGCCGTCGCAGAGGGTGGTGAAATCTCGTCCAAACAGGTGTTTGATCGTCTGGCAGGCGCCTGGGCTTACTGGGGCTGGAAGGGCGGCTACTTCACCACCGAAGAAGATGCCCACGCCTATTTCGACGAAATGCGCCACATGCTGGCCACCCAACGTGCCGCGCCCAACTCACCGCAATGGTTCAACACTGGCCTGCATTGGGCCTATGGCATCGACGGCCCGGCCCAAGGCCACTACTACGTCGATCACAAAACCAAGAAGCTGACCAAGTCGACCTCCTCTTATGAACACCCCCAACCGCACGCCTGCTTCATCCAGGGCGTCAAGGATGATCTGGTTGGCGACGGTGGGATCATGGATCTCTGGGTGCGCGAAGCGCGTCTGTTCAAATACGGCTCCGGCACTGGCACCAATTTCTCCTCCCTGCGCGCTGATGGCGAATCTCTTTCGGGCGGCGGCAAGTCTTCGGGCCTGATGGGCTTTCTCAAGATCGGTGACCGCGCCGCTGGTGCGATCAAATCGGGTGGCACCACGCGCCGCGCCGCCAAGATGGTCATCGTCGATGCCGATCACCCGGATATCGAGGAATACATCAACTGGAAGGTCAAGGAGGAGCAGAAGGTCGCCTCCATCGTGGCCGGCTCCAAGATGCACGAGCAGAAGCTGAACCTGATCTTTGCCGCCATCCGCGGCTGGGACGGTGCGATCGAAGATGCGGTCGATCCAAAGAAAAACGAGCAGCTGAAACAGGCGATCCGCGAAGCCAAGAAGGTCGCGATCCCTGAAACCTACGTGAAACGCGTGCTGGACTACGCCAAGCAAGGCTATGGCAGCATAGAATTTCCGACCTATGACACCGATTGGGACTCTGAGGCCTACGCCTCGGTTTCGGGACAAAACTCCAACAACTCGATCCGCGTCACAGACGCCTTCCTCAAGGCCGTCAAAGACGATGCCGATTGGGAGTTGATCCGCCGCACCGATGGCACCGTCGCCAAGACGATCAAGGCGCGTGACCTCTGGGAACAGGTCGGCCACGCTGCATGGGCCTGCGCCGATCCCGGCATCCAGTACCACGACACCATCAACGCCTGGCACACCTGCCCGGAAGATGGCGCGATACGCGGCTCCAACCCGTGCTCGGAATACATGTTCCTTGATGATACCGCCTGTAACCTTGCATCGATGAACCTGCTGACCTTCCTGCAGGACGGCGAATTTCAGGCCGAAGACTACATGCACGCCACGCGTTTGTGGACGTTGACGCTGGAAATCTCGGTGACCATGGCGCAGTTCCCCTCCAAGGAAATCGCACAGCTCTCCTATGATTTCCGCACGTTGGGTCTGGGCTATGCCAACATTGGCGGCCTGCTGATGAACATGGGCCTTGGATATGACAGCGACGAGGGCCGCGCGCTTTGTGGTTCGCTCTCTGCGATCATGACCGGCGTTGCCTATGCCACATCGGCCGAAATCGCCGCCGAGCTTGGCGCATTCGATGGCTACGAGCGCAACCGCGAACATATGCTGCGCGTCATCCGCAACCACCGCAACGCCGCCTACGGCGCCACCGAAGGCTACGAAGGACTGGCCGTCAAACCGGTGCCGCTTGACCTGACCAACTGCCCCGAACCGCAGCTCGTGGACCTCTCCATGGCGGTCTGGGACGAGGCATTGAAGCTCGGCGAGAAGCACGGCTACCGCAACGCACAGGTTTCGGTTGTTGCCCCTACCGGCACGATCGGGCTGGTGATGGATTGCGACACAACCGGGATCGAGCCTGACTTCGCGCTGGTCAAATTCAAGAAACTCGCCGGTGGCGGTTACTTCAAGATCATCAACCAATCGGTACCTGCCGCTCTGGACAAGCTCGGCTATGGCAGCGCCCAGATCGAAGAAATCATCTCCTATGCTGTCGGTCACGGCACGCTGGGCAACGCGCCGGGCATCAACCACACCT
This window of the Rhodobacteraceae bacterium LMO-JJ12 genome carries:
- a CDS encoding ABC transporter permease codes for the protein MKSLFSILTVLATILAIWYIACIPMNMHEAATQADRAGQQVTPESSAERRKMGRLSLTVKNPDLWGSVYAQERPQLPAPHQVGVELWNTTVGMVAKGRALSKRSLILHAWITLSATLVGFVFGTILGIVLAVSIVHSRAMDMSVMPWVIASQTVPIIAIAPMIVVVLAALQVDDLIAKGVISMYLSFFPVVVGMVKGLRSPRRMDLDQMKTWNASRSETFWKLRLPSSAPYLFASLKVGVAASLIGAVVAELSLSQNGGLGARLLAGSYYGQTVQIWSALLAAAALAALLVWAIGAVQNVTLKRMGFSK
- a CDS encoding ABC transporter permease, whose translation is MIWVWGSLAFWLAAWALNTRLSKHKQTWVRFFVPTLFGITLLVLWEGMVRGFQINPVLLPPPSAIGKTFVGEISVLWGDLVQTFFKGALSGYVIGCSAAVLTAIAVDRSPFLQRGLLPVGNFVAALPIVGMAPIFVMWFGFGWQSKAAIVVVMVFFPMLVNTVQGLQSSEAMQRDLMHTYGASYPQRLFKLRLPAAMPFIFNGLKISTTLAMIGAIVAEFFGSPIQGMGFRISTEVGKLALDMVWSEIAVAAIVGSAFYGLVALAEKIITFWHPSQRG
- a CDS encoding ABC transporter substrate-binding protein, with translation MKTLFGAALAGALAVGGSIAQAADDVTLQLKWVTQAQFGGYYVALDKGFYEEEGLNVTIKAGGPDVAPAQVIAGGGADVVIDWMPSALASREKGLDLVNIAQPFKSSGMMLTCLKDSGISSPDDFKGKTLGVWFGGNEYPFLSWMSKLGLSTDGGEDGVTVLKQGFNVDPILNGQADCISTMTYNEYWQVIDAGLTPEELVVFKYEDQGVATLEDGMYVLGENLKDDAFNDKMARFVRASMKGWKYAETNPDEAAMIVLDNDASGAQTEKHQTRMMREIAKLTAGSNGALDPADYERTVATLLSAGSDPVITKEPEGAWSHAISDVALK
- a CDS encoding vitamin B12-dependent ribonucleotide reductase, with protein sequence MKIERKFTTAGQDAYADLEFVTTTSEIRNPDGTVVFKLDNVEVPKSWSQVASDVIAQKYFRKAGVPARLKRVAEKDVPEFLWRSVPDGDAVAEGGEISSKQVFDRLAGAWAYWGWKGGYFTTEEDAHAYFDEMRHMLATQRAAPNSPQWFNTGLHWAYGIDGPAQGHYYVDHKTKKLTKSTSSYEHPQPHACFIQGVKDDLVGDGGIMDLWVREARLFKYGSGTGTNFSSLRADGESLSGGGKSSGLMGFLKIGDRAAGAIKSGGTTRRAAKMVIVDADHPDIEEYINWKVKEEQKVASIVAGSKMHEQKLNLIFAAIRGWDGAIEDAVDPKKNEQLKQAIREAKKVAIPETYVKRVLDYAKQGYGSIEFPTYDTDWDSEAYASVSGQNSNNSIRVTDAFLKAVKDDADWELIRRTDGTVAKTIKARDLWEQVGHAAWACADPGIQYHDTINAWHTCPEDGAIRGSNPCSEYMFLDDTACNLASMNLLTFLQDGEFQAEDYMHATRLWTLTLEISVTMAQFPSKEIAQLSYDFRTLGLGYANIGGLLMNMGLGYDSDEGRALCGSLSAIMTGVAYATSAEIAAELGAFDGYERNREHMLRVIRNHRNAAYGATEGYEGLAVKPVPLDLTNCPEPQLVDLSMAVWDEALKLGEKHGYRNAQVSVVAPTGTIGLVMDCDTTGIEPDFALVKFKKLAGGGYFKIINQSVPAALDKLGYGSAQIEEIISYAVGHGTLGNAPGINHTSLIGNGFGPNEIEKVEAALESAFDIRFVFNQWSLGEDFCTRVLGIPAQMLNDPTFDMLRHLGYTRADIDAANDHVCGTMTLEGAPHLKEEHYSVFDCANACGKKGKRYLGVDSHITMMAAAQSFISGAISKTINMPNDATIEDCQKAYELSWSLGVKANALYRDGSKLSQPLASALVEDDEEAAETLESGSLHEKATVLAEKIVEKVIVKEVIKSHREKMPERRKGYTQKAIIGGHKVYLRTGEYEDGQLGEIFIDMHKEGAGFRAMMNNFAIAVSVGLQYGVPLEEFVDAFTFTKFEPAGMVQGNDSIKNATSILDYIFRELAVSYLDRSDLAHIKPQGTSFDDLGRGSEEGVSNISEMSESAATRSLEVLKQISSSGYLRKRMPQELIVLQGGQAVGGTAFGGNDPVQALQTLVPETAKSASATGAGGASMSSSTAYAAEVMVSSPTQLDPRAKAKMQGYEGEACGDCGNYTLVRNGTCMKCNTCGATSGCS